CGCTGACGGTCTCGCACCACGCGCTGCGCGACAATCACCGCACGAAAGCGATTGCATGGCTCGCGGCCACGCTGGTGCTGGGCGTCTCGTTCCTGTTCCTGCAAGGCTTCGAGTATTTCCACGCGTACAACGAACTGAACCTGACGCTTGCATCGGGCGTGTACGGCTCGACGTTCTTCCTGCTGACGGGCTTCCACGGTTTTCACGTGTTCCTCGGCGGCACGATGCTGGCCGTCGTACTGGTGCGAATGATCCGCGGCCACTTCACGGCCGACCATCACTTCGCGTTCGAAGGCGCGGCGTGGTACTGGCACTTTGTCGACGTCGTGTGGCTGGGTCTGTACGTCGTCGTGTACTGGCTGTAAGCGTCGTTGGAACGCCACGGAGCCTGCGCGGCGTATGCGTCGATTCGTGCGTCATATCGACGCAGAAAGGCGCCGCAGGCTGCCCACAAGCAGTTGGGGCGTGGCGTGCCGTGAACGTCGAGCGTTCAGTTGTGAGTGCTGTATCGGAAAGACTTAGGAGCGCCGCCCTCGACCCCGTCAGGGCGGCGTTTTGCTTCGATGGTGTGAGGATTTCGCCGATCGCGTAACGGTGTATTGCCTGAAAGGCGCGAAATTAAGTGGCATACTTCGCCGTCAAATTGAGACGGCTCGCGTCACGCCGGCGCAAGGCGCGGCGGTGTGCGGCCGCCGCCGAACGCGTGGCAAGTGTGCCGTCAGCGTCCGTACGGAATGCCCGTCGAATGAATCCAGCCCATCCAGTTTGCGAACAGGATGAACAGGAACAGCGTAATCGACAGGCCAACACGTGTCGCGAGCGACCAGACCATGCGCTTCGTTCTGCCCCGGTCGTGCATCATGAAATACAGCGCGGACACCATGCTGGCGATGATCAGAACGAACGCGATGGGAACGAGAATGTGCATGGAACCAACTGAAATTCAGGAAAGCGGACGCAACGATTTCATTATCGCACCGCACGCAATGGTTCGTGTTCCGACCAGAATCGCGCGATGAAGATTCGTCTCATACCGACGCTGCTGATTCTGATCGTCGTCGCGGTGACGGTGCGGCTCGGTTTCTGGCAGCGCGACCGCGCGCATCAGAAGGAAGCGTTGCAGGCGCAGATCACGCAGTTCGAGAACGCGCCCGCCCAGACCGTGGGCGCCGCGCCCGTCGCGCTGAAGGACATCGA
This is a stretch of genomic DNA from Paraburkholderia caribensis. It encodes these proteins:
- a CDS encoding twin transmembrane helix small protein, translating into MHILVPIAFVLIIASMVSALYFMMHDRGRTKRMVWSLATRVGLSITLFLFILFANWMGWIHSTGIPYGR